A stretch of the Zeugodacus cucurbitae isolate PBARC_wt_2022May chromosome 6, idZeuCucr1.2, whole genome shotgun sequence genome encodes the following:
- the Jra gene encoding transcription factor Jra produces MKTTISATTTTNTAVTINSNAPSVNILPKTEVGDINLTFQTPNAAAPSNNNNSVSNKRPISLDLNKMAAKKQRLIPPLSIDSPNLDSMKTINTPDIEKMLLSNVMPTPQPGVIFPSKTSTVTSEQEAYVKGFEEALSNLHQSKKSQAAQITNSSSANVATTATTTTTNIVGTGVSGGSFTYTNLENFPVAIKDEPQNPGSPAALSPIDMETQEKIKLERKRQRNRVAASKCRKRKLERISKLEDKVKILKGENSDLGAVVKALKDHVAQLKEQVMDHFNSGCTISMLTDQPLLAGK; encoded by the exons ATGAAAACCACTAtcagtgcaacaacaaccaccaacaCAGCTGTGACGATTAACAGCAACGCACCGTCGGTTAACATCTTACCGAAAACGGAAGTTGGCGACATAAATCTAACTTTCCAAACACCAAACGCCGCTGCaccaagtaacaacaacaacagcgtgtcAAATAAGCGGCCTATTTCATTAGATTTGAATAAAATGGCGGCAAAGAAACAACGTTTGATACCACCGCTTAGTATCGATTCACCCAATTTGGACAGCATGAAAACCATAAATACACCTGACATTGAGAAAATGTTGCTGAGCAACGTAATGCCGACGCCGCAGCCGGGTGTGATATTCCCCAGCAAAACGAGTACG gttACCTCTGAGCAGGAGGCATATGTGAAGGGTTTCGAGGAAGCGTTGAGCAATTTGCATCAAAGCAAAAAGTCACAGGCCGCACAGATAACGAACAGCAGCAGTGCTAATGTAGCAACGACCGCGACGACCACCACGACAAACATTGTGGGCACGGGCGTTAGTGGCGGTTCATTCACCTACACTAATTTAG AAAACTTCCCCGTTGCCATCAAGGATGAGCCACAAAACCCCGGTTCGCCAGCGGCGCTCAGTCCAATCGATATGGAAACGCAAGAGAAGATCAAGTTGGAGCGCAAGCGGCAGCGTAACCGTGTGGCCGCCTCCAAGTGCCGTAAACGTAAGCTGGAACGCATTTCCAAGCTTGAAGATAAAGTTAAAATACTCAAGGGCGAAAACTCCGACCTCGGTGCAGTGGTTAAAGCGCTGAAGGATCATGTAGCACAGCTCAAAGAGCAAGTGATGGATCACTTTAACTCCGGTTGCACAATCTCCATGTTAACGGATCAGCCCCTGTTGGCGGGCAAATAA
- the LOC105209378 gene encoding maternal effect protein staufen has product MQHHAHVARTAPPHLRAHHMAVPPPHTQTQPHMPPLSLAHVPPPPTGQQQQQQSSQQKQSQHLSNGPANAGTAAVSTGSSIAAASHVRDHHTARLNQQPLQQHQQHPSSMHSSTQLQKLRQQHQHINNNNNNNNSTNKNNYHHHQGSQYNNNTSNTPGNALPVQAAIQQQQQSKQSAQVPHHTSRHHQQQQHQLHHQQQPQQQQQQATQQLQHKHTVAPMPPQQSHGHVKHQQPLQHQQTQPQQTVQTANLVIAKNVINTHVPPPALTQPQHLQQQQPPPTTLNYYTAGNTQTSSNNVHKSKYNNNNNSVAAVSGGGSGVGSGIPPKTILQNPNRVLKARVHSSSAANNVEVNTVRAAEGVEETHKAAKSGGNIAGSTTETVVSEIVVNHVTAAVAESTNRHESLQNVPSTGQADASSIDANKENMISATQNSNTNNEVSSSSTVNSKNNILSNEDNTVPKNSKEKTPMCLVNELARYNKITHQYRLTNEKGPAHCKRFTVTLKLGEEEYSAEGFKIKKAQHLAAAEAIEKTKYKHPVPKVIRRGTDGEGSSSRANITPTVELNALAMKLGQQTYYLLDPRQVGPNDGMGPPPPDAMMAQRFNVPPPPPPHTLPPHAMTGGPMLPQHPPPHVRMMDPAYARRNSPYAAAPPPQPQMHGHPAGGSVMRPRYGAPAQRAYMPKYNQQQRYPLMAPPPMAGGPHNGMLPPPPLTHPQHPHHGAMQHRYGIPAPLTKVTLVVGKQKFVGLGRTLQQAKHDAAARALQVLKTQAATQLNEELNSSLDESDNKSPISLVYEIGIQRSLTVHFKVLREDGPAHMKKFVTACVVGTIVTEGEGNGKKISKKRAAEKMLEELKKLPPLTPTKSPIKRIKVKTPSKATVAADAAAAGGGKFSGGVGERRKRGSSSIREKTDADTEGENPITRLIQLQQNRKEKEPVFELIAKNGNENSRRREFIIEVTAHAMVARGTGNSKKLAKRNAAQNLLLAMSEKDQATAEVKSTSALPYAQSAVAVESPITTNAAVSKEQTNTVLQPSVEAAAAPAVVSAAAAVTADGHIDVPLVSTTAGQVPGILILRHNKKNATKKKEIVLSTTTRLPVVEEIDNKQEELPVAATPVDTQTAPAAVASNAVNTDSQVVAPASVKPAADTTVTPAVSEASTAASSVAATNSSVPKSKPAGVHTKDQLLYLAKLLGFEVNFSDFPKGNHSEFLTIVTLSSNPPQICHGMGTSAEESQNDAAQNALKLLSKLGLNNAAN; this is encoded by the exons ATGCAGCATCATGCACATGTGGCACGTACAGCACCTCCCCACTTGCGTGCCCACCACATGGCTGTGCCACCGCCGCATACACAAACACAGCCCCATATGCCGCCATTGAGTTTGGCACATGTGCCACCGCCACCAaccggacaacaacaacaacagcagtcgaGTCAGCAAAAGCAGTCACAACATCTTAGTAATGGTCCTGCAAACGCTGGCACTGCTGCAGTGAGCACAGGCTCGTCCATTGCCGCGGCGTCACATGTACGCGATCATCATACAGCACG TCTGAATCAACAACCATTgcaacaacatcagcagcatCCCTCATCTATGCACAGCAGTACGCAACTGCAAAAGCTACGACAGCAACATCAgcatataaacaataacaacaataataataatagtacaaACAAGAACaactatcatcatcatcaagggtcgcaatacaataacaacactagCAATACGCCCGGCAATGCGTTGCCAGTGCAAGCAgcaatacaacagcaacaacaatcgaaGCAAAGCGCACAGGTGCCACATCATACGTCGCGAcatcaccagcagcagcagcatcagctgcatcatcaacaacagccgcagcaacaacagcaacaagcaacACAACAATTACAGCATAAGCATACAGTGGCACCAATGCCACCACAGCAGTCTCACGGACATGTGAAGCATCAACAGCCAttgcaacaccaacaaacacaacCACAACAAACAGTACAAACCGCAAATCTGGTTATTGCAAAGAATGTTATAAACACACATGTACCACCACCGGCGCTAACGCAGCCACaacatctacaacaacaacaaccaccacctACGACATTGAATTACTACACTGCCGGCAACACACAAACCAGCAGCAATAATGTGCATAAGtctaagtacaacaacaacaataatagcgtTGCTGCCGTTAGTGGTGGTGGGAGTGGTGTTGGCAGTGGCATACCACCAAAAACAATATTGCAAAATCCAAATCGCGTGCTGAAGGCGCGTGTGCACTCCAGCTCTGCAGCGAATAATGTTGAAGTGAACACTGTAAGAGCTGCGGAGGGCGTAGAGGAAACTCATAAAGCCGCCAAGAGCGGTGGCAACATTGCTGGCAGCACCACAGAGACAGTCGTAAGTGAGATTGTTGTTAATCACGTAACCGCAGCCGTTGCCGAGAGCACAAACAGGCATGAGAGTCTTCAAAATGTGCCGAGCACTGGACAAGCAGATG CTTCCTCCATAGATGCTAATAAGGAGAATATGATTAGTGCAACACAAAATTCAAATACAAACAATGAGGTGAGCAGCAGCTCTACggtgaacagcaaaaacaatattttgtctAATGAAGACAACACAGTGCCGAAAAATTCGAAGGAGAAGACACCAATGTGCTTGGTCAATGAATTAGCGCGTTACAATAAG ATCACACATCAATATCGCTTAACCAACGAAAAGGGACCAGCGCATTGCAAGCGTTTCACAGTCACACTGAAGCTGGGTGAGGAAGAGTATTCAGCTGAAGGTTTCAAAATAAAGAAAGCGCAACATTTAGCCGCTGCGGAGGCTATTGAAAAGACTAAATACAAGCACCCAGTGCCGAAGGTGATACGTCGTGGTACCGATGGGGAGGGGAGTTCGTCGCGTGCCAATATCACGCCCACAGTGGAATTGAATGCGCTCGCCATGAAATTGGGTCAACAGACATATTACCTGCTCGACCCACGTCAGGTTGGACCGAACGATGGCATGGGACCACCACCACCAGATGCTATGATGGCACAGCGTTTTAATgtgccgccgccaccaccaccacataCGCTGCCACCGCACGCCATGACCGGTGGTCCTATGCTACCGCAGCATCCACCACCGCATGTGCGCATGATGGATCCGGCATATGCGCGTCGTAACAGTCCGTATGCAGCAGCACCGCCACCACAACCGCAGATGCACGGCCATCCCGCTGGCGGCTCAGTTATGCGTCCACGTTATGGCGCGCCAGCACAGCGTGCATATATGCCTAAATATAATCAACAGCAACGTTATCCCCTAATGGCGCCACCACCTATGGCTGGTGGTCCACATAACGGTATGCTTCCACCTCCGCCTTTGACACATCCCCAGCACCCACATCATGGTGCAATGCAGCACCGTTATGGCATACCTGCTCCATTGACCAAAGTGACGCTAGTCGTGGGCAAGCAGAAGTTTGTAGGACTGGGGCGCACATTGCAGCAAGCCAAGCATGATGCCGCGGCGCGTGCCTTGCAAGTGCTCAAAACACAGGCGGCCACACAGCTCAATGAGGAGCTCAACAGTAGTCTGGATGAGAGCGATAACAAATCGCCCATTTCGCTGGTTTATGAGATCGGCATACAACGCAGCCTAACGGTACACTTTAAGGTGCTACGCGAAGATGGTCCAGCGCATATGAAGAAGTTCGTAACAGCTTGCGTGGTGGGCACCATAGTGACGGAGGGTGAGGGCAACGGTAAGAAGATCTCGAAGAAGCGTGCGGCAGAAAAGATGCTCGAAGAACTGAAGAAACTACCACCACTAACCCCCACTAAGTCACCCATAAAGCGTATCAAAGTGAAAACGCCCAGTAAAGCGACAGTCGCTGCTGATGCCGCTGCAGCCGGTGGTGGCAAGTTCAGTGGCGGCGTTGGTGAGCGCCGCAAACGTGGCAGCAGTTCGATCAGGGAGAAGACTGATGCTGATACTGAGGGAGAGAACCCCATCACACGGCTCatacaattgcaacaaaatcGCAAGGAGAAGGAGCCCGTTTTCGAGTTGATAGCGAAAAACGGCAATGAGAACTCGCGCAGACGCGAATTCATCATCGAGGTGACGGCGCACGCCATGGTGGCACGAGGCACCGGCAACAGCAAGAAGCTGGCCAAGCGCAATGCAGCACAAA atTTGCTTTTGGCTATGAGCGAAAAAGACCAGGCCACTGCGGAAGTGAAATCCACCTCAGCGCTACCTTATGCACAGTCTGCAGTTGCTGTGGAATCACCAATAACTACGAACGCAGCAGTCAGCAAAGAGCAAACCAATACAGTATTGCAGCCAAGTGTTGAAGCAGCGGCAGCGCCAGCAGTCGTTTCTGCTGCCGCGGCTGTCACAGCTGATGGTCACATTGACGTGCCACTTGTGTCCACCACCGCTGGGCAAGTGCCAGGCATACTAATACTGCGTCACAACAAGAAAA ATGCcacaaagaaaaaagaaatcgtGTTGAGTACCACAACACGTCTACCGGTGGTTGAGGAAATTGACAACAAGCAAGAAGAATTACCAGTTGCCGCCACACCAGTCGACACGCAAACGGCACCAGCAGCAGTCGCCAGCAATGCAGTCAATACTGATAGCCAAGTTGTAGCTCCCGCAAGCGTTAAACCGGCTGCTGATACAACTGTCACACCGGCTGTCAGCGAGGCCTCAACTGCCGCTAGCAGCGTCGCAGCAACAAACAGTAGCGTGCCGAAGTCAAAACCGGCAGGCGTGCACACGAAAGATCAATTGCTGTATCTGGCGAAATTGTTGGGTTTTGAG GTGAACTTTTCCGATTTTCCAAAAGGAAATCACAGCGAATTCTTAACAATCGTCACGCTTTCATCGAATCCACCGCAAATCTGTCATGGCATGGGCACAAGCGCTGAGGAATCTCAAAACGATGCTGCtcaaaatgcattaaaattacTTAGCAAATTAGGCTTGAATAATGCGGCGAATTAA